In one Thermodesulfobium acidiphilum genomic region, the following are encoded:
- a CDS encoding ComEA family DNA-binding protein, giving the protein MREKLSIIFSLIFIAFVVAYWGFSQGTNNNSSSFGDVQNENNNQYNNKSKKNSVKINSSIAEKEILVQIKGAVKNPGKYHVPYGSKVQDLIVIAGGCLDNADTSTLTLNKVLRQNQTIKIPFKSSSDSNQSLLININLASLEELDSLPGIGKVTAEKIIDERNKSKFKDIEDFKQRLNFSSAKINRLKGLITF; this is encoded by the coding sequence ATGAGAGAAAAATTATCTATCATATTTTCACTAATCTTTATAGCTTTTGTCGTTGCATATTGGGGTTTCAGTCAGGGAACAAATAATAATTCAAGTTCCTTTGGCGACGTACAGAATGAAAATAACAATCAATATAATAATAAAAGCAAAAAAAACAGCGTAAAGATTAATTCTTCTATCGCTGAAAAAGAAATTTTGGTTCAGATTAAAGGAGCTGTTAAAAATCCTGGTAAATATCATGTTCCATATGGTTCAAAAGTTCAAGATCTTATCGTAATAGCTGGTGGCTGTCTGGATAATGCAGATACTTCAACTTTAACTTTAAATAAAGTTCTCAGACAAAATCAAACAATAAAGATCCCTTTTAAAAGTAGTTCTGATTCTAACCAAAGCTTACTGATAAATATTAACCTGGCGTCTTTAGAAGAACTTGATTCCCTGCCTGGGATAGGTAAAGTTACTGCAGAGAAAATAATAGATGAAAGAAATAAATCAAAGTTTAAAGATATTGAAGACTTTAAACAACGACTAAACTTTTCAAGCGCAAAAATTAATAGATTGAAAGGGCTTATTACTTTTTGA
- the leuS gene encoding leucine--tRNA ligase: MGLYPFETIEKKWQNVWREKKAFKTDDEKGNKKMYILEMFPYPSGNLHMGHVRNYTIGDVVARYYRMKSYNVLHPMGWDAFGMPAENAAIKYGVHPYEWTIKNIENMKRQLNSLGISYDWDREIATCFPDYYKWNQWLFLQFYKKGLVYKNKSKVNWCPECKTVLANEQAEEGRCWRCKSEVELKELEQWFFKITNYAEELSRDLDMLDGWPQKVKVMQRNWIGLSEGVMIRFKLAEKVEGYKDDFIEVFTTRADTLGGATFLVVSAEHPIVKSILESKDNNELKEFIKEYERERVQNRFTVGVTEKKGVALGIQVINPLTNEKIQVYASNYVLMGYGTGAVMGVPAHDSRDFEFAKEKNLPIKYVIKPESNGFYEEDKAYEEEGIVVNSPHISGLRSSDAKKKIVEMFQKEQMASFSKQIRLRDWLISRQRYWGTPIPIIYCEKCGIVPLREEDLPVILPTNVEFTGTGGSPLSNIDEFIKTKCPICGSDARRETDTMDTFVDSSWYYLRFCDPKNNNEPFSLEKAKFWMSVDQYIGGVEHAVLHLLYSRFFIKVLRDLGFLNIDEPFSNLLTQGMVLKDGEKMSKSKGNIVDPEEIISTYGADTARLFILFAAPPEKDLEWSDQGVEGAHRFLARIWKLFNENLDSIKNVEASIGSDLTEDEVNIYKKLNKTLLKAGNDIENKFHFNTSIAALMEFTNDFSYSLRNKKLRPELIKKIFETFTIILSVFAPHISEEIWSKMGHTDLVCFQSWPEVDPDYLEDDICTIAIQVNGKLRDKIMVEKDLEEEAITDKVMSSLRVKKFIEGKQILKKIYVKNKIFNIVVK, from the coding sequence TTGGGCTTATATCCTTTTGAAACAATAGAAAAAAAGTGGCAAAATGTTTGGAGAGAAAAAAAGGCTTTTAAAACAGATGACGAAAAAGGGAACAAAAAAATGTACATTTTAGAAATGTTTCCCTATCCATCTGGAAATTTGCATATGGGGCATGTTAGAAATTATACAATAGGAGATGTGGTCGCTCGCTATTATAGAATGAAATCCTATAATGTACTTCATCCAATGGGGTGGGATGCATTTGGGATGCCTGCAGAAAATGCAGCCATAAAATATGGAGTACACCCATATGAGTGGACCATAAAAAATATCGAAAATATGAAAAGACAGCTTAATTCTTTGGGTATAAGTTATGATTGGGATAGAGAAATTGCTACCTGTTTTCCAGATTATTATAAATGGAATCAATGGCTATTTCTTCAATTTTATAAAAAGGGTTTGGTCTATAAGAACAAATCAAAGGTAAATTGGTGCCCAGAATGTAAGACTGTGCTAGCAAATGAACAGGCTGAAGAGGGAAGATGCTGGAGATGTAAAAGTGAAGTTGAACTGAAGGAATTAGAGCAGTGGTTTTTTAAGATTACAAACTATGCTGAAGAACTTTCGAGAGATCTCGATATGTTAGACGGTTGGCCTCAGAAAGTAAAAGTTATGCAAAGAAACTGGATAGGTCTATCAGAAGGTGTAATGATAAGATTCAAGTTAGCTGAAAAAGTTGAAGGATACAAAGATGATTTTATTGAAGTTTTTACAACTAGAGCAGATACCTTGGGAGGTGCTACGTTTCTTGTAGTTTCAGCTGAACACCCAATAGTTAAGAGTATTTTGGAAAGTAAAGATAACAATGAATTAAAAGAATTCATTAAAGAGTATGAAAGGGAAAGAGTACAAAATAGATTTACAGTGGGGGTGACTGAAAAAAAAGGTGTAGCGCTTGGGATCCAGGTAATAAACCCTCTTACAAATGAAAAGATACAGGTTTATGCTTCTAATTATGTTCTTATGGGTTATGGTACCGGAGCAGTAATGGGGGTTCCAGCTCATGATTCTAGAGACTTTGAATTTGCTAAAGAAAAAAATTTGCCTATAAAATATGTAATTAAACCTGAAAGCAATGGATTTTATGAAGAAGATAAGGCTTATGAAGAAGAAGGAATTGTTGTAAATTCACCACACATATCAGGCCTAAGAAGTTCAGATGCAAAAAAGAAAATTGTTGAAATGTTTCAAAAAGAACAAATGGCTAGTTTTTCAAAACAAATAAGGTTAAGGGATTGGCTTATATCAAGGCAAAGGTATTGGGGAACGCCCATTCCAATAATTTATTGTGAAAAGTGTGGAATAGTACCATTGAGAGAAGAAGACCTGCCTGTTATTTTACCAACAAATGTAGAATTTACAGGCACGGGTGGATCTCCTTTGTCAAATATTGATGAATTCATAAAGACAAAGTGTCCAATTTGTGGTTCAGATGCCAGAAGAGAAACAGATACTATGGATACATTTGTTGATTCTTCATGGTATTACCTTAGATTTTGTGATCCAAAGAACAATAATGAACCATTTTCTTTAGAAAAAGCTAAATTCTGGATGAGTGTAGATCAATATATTGGTGGTGTAGAGCACGCTGTATTACATCTTCTTTATTCCAGATTTTTTATAAAAGTTTTGAGAGATTTAGGATTTTTAAATATTGACGAACCTTTCTCTAATCTTTTGACTCAGGGGATGGTTTTAAAAGACGGCGAAAAGATGTCTAAATCTAAGGGCAATATTGTTGATCCTGAAGAAATAATTTCAACGTATGGGGCTGATACGGCCAGGTTATTTATTCTCTTTGCAGCACCACCCGAAAAAGATCTCGAATGGAGCGATCAAGGAGTAGAAGGTGCTCATCGCTTTTTGGCAAGAATATGGAAACTTTTTAATGAAAACTTAGATTCAATAAAGAATGTAGAAGCTTCAATAGGAAGCGACCTTACTGAAGATGAAGTTAACATTTACAAAAAACTAAATAAAACCCTCTTAAAAGCTGGTAACGACATAGAAAATAAGTTTCACTTCAATACTTCAATAGCAGCATTGATGGAATTTACTAATGATTTTTCATATTCTCTTAGAAACAAAAAGTTAAGGCCTGAATTAATAAAGAAAATATTTGAAACGTTTACTATAATTCTCTCGGTTTTTGCGCCACATATATCTGAAGAAATATGGTCAAAAATGGGACACACCGATCTTGTATGTTTTCAAAGCTGGCCAGAGGTAGACCCAGATTATCTTGAAGATGATATATGCACAATTGCGATACAAGTTAATGGGAAGCTAAGAGATAAGATTATGGTTGAAAAGGATTTGGAAGAAGAAGCTATAACAGACAAAGTAATGTCTAGTCTTAGAGTAAAAAAATTTATAGAGGGGAAACAGATTTTGAAAAAAATTTATGTGAAAAACAAAATTTTTAACATAGTAGTTAAATAA
- a CDS encoding universal stress protein, giving the protein MKILVGVNDSNDSQDVARWAIKFASQDKNGEVILVFVEKRMPFISYEDITDEQLMALAQLDGEIIFEKCLKGLDTKGVIIHEKIVLGDPSTEILKIAKEEKVDFIALGTRALSPVCKMFMCSVSERVIKKSTIPVIINRFPFESEKILQTANT; this is encoded by the coding sequence ATGAAAATCCTGGTAGGGGTTAACGATTCAAATGACTCCCAAGACGTTGCAAGATGGGCAATTAAATTTGCAAGCCAGGATAAAAATGGAGAGGTTATCTTAGTCTTTGTAGAAAAGAGAATGCCATTTATCTCTTATGAAGACATTACTGACGAACAACTAATGGCACTAGCACAATTAGACGGAGAAATAATTTTCGAAAAGTGCTTAAAGGGGTTGGATACTAAGGGTGTTATAATTCATGAAAAAATTGTTTTGGGAGATCCGAGCACTGAAATTTTGAAAATTGCCAAAGAGGAGAAAGTAGATTTTATTGCTTTGGGCACTAGAGCGCTCTCACCTGTGTGTAAAATGTTTATGTGTTCCGTTTCAGAAAGAGTTATTAAAAAATCCACAATACCTGTAATAATAAATAGATTTCCATTCGAATCAGAAAAAATTTTGCAAACTGCTAATACCTAA
- a CDS encoding bifunctional diguanylate cyclase/phosphodiesterase codes for MKSYNDNSKKFKSKNFFHKKNSIKKTNHSFFLQADEKFQLRSLNKNKESLSNLLELNVLLFQINQIAYKIKDENSFLKTICELIFMHTDIKLVFIGTTNKNEEIEFKSISGIPGILNGINISVRSDIPEGQGMVGKAFREKKPVYLNFLRDPVPKIWYEKSKKYNLSSGAAFPIFRNNNIWGIISFYHSEENFFEDALVRETLERISYAIGMGLEHIDIVNKEIKLAQLRNALLNNAGVGIVMLKYPQREIISSNKTFAVMLGFEDEREIIGLKIREFYPDDETYEKVGQFTKETVFQNKSAVLRNVCFLKKNKTILYSDISGTLIEAQDNVKYVIWTVIDVTERGKLSEELKYQESYDPLTGLPNRIMLERELENAFLRAKRFGWPMALAIINIDRFRTINEKFGYLAGNEVLKVVASRLKTSLRKTDFICRFSIVGDEFAIIFENCQDRDKLSVIFKKIEKNILDPIHLKDSSVVNIIGLSMGVSLFPYVKVESQNEMIRNALQALYDSKKHKQDRSNFWTIYGDEITKKQNHYQMLLEKDRVVVYYQPIYDNQTSSIVGVEALARLLDDSGDILYPEKFLSKFTNDNLLELTRQVLTIALRDLEELKDDGFSLIVSVNVEPGFVSEKFVEIAKNIIQKSKLEPSKIFFEILERTEFAQIEKAIEYLAELKKIGVRLALDDVGSAYSSLLRIKNLSIDKIKLDQSFIRGLEKNPQDLHFVESIFGLARAKGIYFVVEGVETPDIFDALISMGVPLLQGYAIAKPMPKDLLRDFLISGSYRFRSLKSLLGIYSKQLVQHGILERSIYFGFHIEDILSFKDFKNSQLYIDMKNMGIPEDSLVFKYYEEYYNAVNVMNKNPIEDNWNKIREIENNLERAIIKEYRKRKRELKENF; via the coding sequence ATGAAAAGTTATAACGATAACTCAAAAAAATTTAAGTCCAAAAATTTTTTTCACAAGAAAAATTCAATTAAAAAAACGAACCATTCTTTTTTTCTACAAGCAGATGAAAAATTTCAATTAAGAAGTTTGAATAAAAATAAAGAATCTTTATCTAATTTACTAGAGTTAAACGTTTTATTGTTTCAAATAAATCAAATAGCCTATAAAATAAAAGATGAAAATTCTTTCCTTAAGACAATATGTGAACTAATATTTATGCATACCGATATAAAACTTGTTTTTATTGGGACTACAAACAAAAATGAAGAAATAGAATTTAAGAGTATATCTGGCATTCCAGGAATTTTAAATGGCATAAATATATCTGTTCGTTCAGATATACCTGAAGGCCAAGGAATGGTAGGTAAAGCATTTAGGGAAAAGAAACCTGTTTATTTGAACTTTTTAAGAGACCCGGTGCCAAAAATTTGGTATGAAAAATCAAAAAAATATAATTTATCGTCAGGTGCTGCATTTCCGATCTTTAGAAATAACAACATATGGGGAATAATCTCTTTTTATCATTCTGAAGAAAATTTTTTTGAGGATGCTTTAGTTAGAGAAACCTTAGAAAGAATTTCATACGCTATAGGTATGGGTTTAGAGCATATTGATATAGTTAATAAAGAAATAAAACTTGCTCAATTAAGAAATGCCTTGTTAAACAATGCAGGAGTTGGAATTGTGATGCTTAAATATCCTCAAAGGGAAATAATTAGCTCGAACAAAACTTTTGCAGTTATGTTAGGTTTTGAGGATGAAAGGGAGATAATTGGTTTAAAAATAAGAGAGTTTTATCCTGATGATGAAACCTATGAAAAAGTTGGGCAATTTACTAAAGAAACAGTTTTTCAGAACAAGAGCGCAGTACTTAGAAACGTTTGTTTTCTTAAAAAAAATAAAACAATCTTATATTCAGATATTTCTGGCACTCTAATAGAAGCTCAAGATAACGTGAAATATGTAATCTGGACTGTTATAGATGTAACAGAAAGAGGTAAATTAAGCGAAGAATTGAAGTACCAAGAAAGCTACGACCCCTTAACAGGACTTCCAAATAGGATTATGCTTGAGAGAGAACTTGAAAATGCCTTTTTGCGAGCAAAGAGATTTGGTTGGCCTATGGCACTTGCAATAATAAATATTGATCGCTTTAGAACAATCAATGAGAAATTCGGTTATTTAGCTGGCAATGAAGTATTAAAAGTAGTTGCATCAAGATTGAAAACATCTCTTAGAAAAACAGATTTTATATGCAGGTTTAGCATTGTTGGAGATGAATTTGCAATTATATTTGAAAATTGTCAGGATAGAGATAAGCTTTCTGTAATATTTAAAAAGATTGAAAAGAATATACTTGATCCAATTCATTTAAAGGATAGTTCTGTGGTTAATATAATTGGTTTAAGTATGGGTGTGAGTCTTTTCCCTTATGTAAAAGTTGAAAGCCAGAATGAAATGATAAGAAATGCGCTGCAAGCCCTCTATGATAGTAAAAAACATAAGCAAGACAGGTCTAATTTTTGGACTATATATGGTGATGAAATAACAAAGAAACAAAATCATTATCAAATGTTGTTGGAAAAGGATAGAGTAGTAGTTTATTATCAGCCAATTTATGATAACCAAACTTCAAGTATAGTTGGAGTTGAAGCTCTTGCAAGACTTTTAGATGATTCAGGTGATATCCTTTATCCCGAAAAATTTCTCTCAAAATTTACAAATGATAATCTTTTAGAATTAACTAGACAGGTGTTAACAATTGCACTTAGAGATCTCGAAGAATTAAAAGATGATGGTTTTTCTTTAATTGTTTCAGTGAACGTTGAACCTGGTTTCGTTTCAGAAAAATTTGTTGAGATCGCAAAGAATATTATACAAAAAAGCAAATTAGAACCCTCAAAGATATTTTTTGAAATACTTGAAAGGACTGAATTTGCCCAGATAGAGAAAGCAATAGAGTATCTTGCAGAATTAAAAAAAATTGGGGTTCGACTTGCACTTGATGATGTAGGTAGCGCTTATTCTTCATTGTTAAGAATAAAAAATTTATCAATCGATAAGATAAAGTTAGATCAGAGCTTTATTCGGGGTTTAGAAAAGAATCCTCAGGATCTTCACTTCGTAGAATCTATTTTTGGTCTTGCCAGAGCAAAAGGAATATATTTTGTAGTAGAAGGTGTAGAAACTCCCGATATATTTGATGCTCTGATTTCAATGGGAGTTCCCTTACTTCAAGGTTACGCAATTGCAAAACCAATGCCAAAAGATCTGTTAAGAGATTTTTTGATTTCTGGATCTTATAGATTTCGCTCCTTAAAGAGTTTATTAGGAATATATTCAAAGCAATTGGTTCAACATGGTATATTGGAAAGGTCAATATACTTTGGTTTTCATATAGAGGATATTTTATCTTTTAAAGATTTTAAAAACAGCCAGCTTTACATTGATATGAAAAATATGGGAATACCTGAAGATAGCTTAGTATTTAAATATTACGAAGAATATTATAATGCTGTAAATGTTATGAATAAAAACCCAATTGAAGATAATTGGAATAAAATAAGAGAAATTGAAAACAACCTTGAAAGAGCCATTATTAAAGAATATCGCAAAAGGAAACGCGAGTTAAAAGAAAATTTTTAA
- a CDS encoding NADP-dependent glyceraldehyde-3-phosphate dehydrogenase, giving the protein MEVVVNQKEDNYFEFKFPVINKIPAKFALKDHIDQTEYLCNGELKSWNKEKISIFSPIFVCKDKDSMPEQMVLGSCPSLDEEETLKILDAAVKAYNDGNGIWPLMRVEDRIKCVEKFIYLMGENKDEIVNLLMWEIAKSHKDSEKEFDRTIKYMIDTIDALKTLDRNSSRFLIEDSIIAQIRRSPLGIVLCMGPFNYPLNETFTTLIPALIMGNVVIFKPPKHGILLYRPLLKAFKEAFPPGVINTLYGRGRVVASALMSTGKISCLAFIGTSKAADSLQKSHPMPHRLRMILGLEAKNPAIVLPDASISLTVKECLLGALSFNGQRCTALKILFIHSKIVDIFLEELSNEIGKLKIGAPFDDDVFITPMPDESRIKYFIELIEDAKLLGAKIVNKFGGSYNKTFFYPTILYPVSNKSRIYNEEQFGPIIPVVPFSNIEEPLKYITESNYGQQASIFGTDPDVIAKIIDILVNQVCRVNLNSQCQRGPDIFPFTGRKDSAVGTLSVSDALRSFSIRTLVAAKSNDLNKDLIRKIIKGNKSQFLSTDFIF; this is encoded by the coding sequence ATGGAGGTTGTTGTGAATCAGAAAGAAGATAACTATTTTGAATTTAAATTTCCTGTTATAAATAAAATACCAGCTAAATTTGCTCTGAAAGATCACATTGATCAAACAGAGTATCTTTGTAATGGAGAGTTAAAATCATGGAACAAAGAAAAAATCTCTATTTTCTCACCAATTTTCGTTTGTAAGGATAAAGATTCAATGCCTGAGCAAATGGTGCTGGGAAGCTGTCCATCATTAGATGAGGAAGAAACACTAAAAATTCTTGACGCCGCTGTCAAAGCATATAATGATGGCAATGGAATATGGCCATTAATGAGGGTTGAAGATAGAATAAAATGCGTTGAAAAATTTATATATTTAATGGGGGAAAATAAAGATGAAATTGTAAACCTTTTAATGTGGGAAATTGCAAAATCACATAAAGACTCAGAAAAAGAATTTGACAGAACTATAAAGTATATGATTGATACCATTGATGCACTAAAAACTCTTGATAGAAACTCATCAAGATTTCTAATTGAAGACTCAATAATTGCACAAATTAGAAGGTCACCACTTGGCATAGTGCTATGTATGGGTCCATTTAATTATCCTCTGAATGAAACTTTTACAACCCTTATACCTGCCTTGATTATGGGAAATGTGGTTATTTTTAAGCCACCAAAACATGGTATTCTTTTATATAGGCCATTGCTCAAAGCATTCAAGGAAGCGTTTCCACCAGGCGTTATAAACACACTTTACGGAAGAGGAAGGGTTGTAGCATCAGCTTTAATGTCAACAGGAAAGATTAGCTGTCTGGCCTTTATTGGAACTAGCAAGGCCGCTGATTCATTACAAAAATCACATCCAATGCCTCACAGATTAAGAATGATACTTGGCCTTGAAGCAAAGAATCCTGCAATTGTTTTACCCGACGCATCAATTTCTCTTACAGTAAAAGAGTGTTTGCTTGGAGCTCTTTCATTCAATGGACAAAGGTGTACAGCGCTCAAAATACTATTTATACATTCTAAAATTGTAGACATATTCCTTGAGGAATTATCAAATGAAATCGGAAAGTTAAAAATTGGTGCTCCATTTGACGATGATGTCTTTATAACGCCAATGCCTGATGAAAGCAGAATAAAATATTTTATTGAACTTATTGAAGATGCAAAACTTTTAGGTGCAAAAATAGTTAATAAGTTTGGTGGTTCATATAATAAAACATTCTTTTACCCTACAATTTTGTATCCCGTCAGTAATAAATCCAGAATATATAATGAAGAACAATTTGGGCCAATTATCCCAGTTGTTCCATTCTCGAATATTGAGGAACCATTAAAATATATAACTGAATCCAATTACGGTCAGCAAGCAAGTATTTTTGGGACTGATCCAGATGTGATAGCTAAAATTATAGATATACTTGTAAATCAGGTATGTAGAGTAAATTTAAATTCTCAATGCCAAAGAGGCCCCGATATATTTCCTTTTACAGGAAGAAAAGATTCAGCAGTTGGTACCCTTTCGGTTTCAGATGCTCTAAGATCCTTTTCCATAAGGACTCTTGTCGCTGCTAAATCAAATGATTTAAATAAAGATTTAATAAGGAAAATTATCAAAGGCAATAAATCACAATTTTTATCAACCGATTTTATATTTTAG
- a CDS encoding cytochrome b N-terminal domain-containing protein: MNITKKTKNFFKENLTSDDIFPTTMPAYINSFAYIFGVVSLSSFIFLIITGVILVSFGPAWYHFSKIGAFVNSLHFWGVQIFFGGLILHLMSKFSMAAYRDGRGKTWFFGMLAFGLATFEGFTGYLSQTNWDSQWIAVQSKDLLNAMGIGGFFDPMNTAQVFGFHILVVPLVLIVLILIHLFLVRSEGPIKPL, translated from the coding sequence ATGAACATAACAAAAAAAACAAAAAACTTTTTTAAGGAAAATCTTACTTCAGATGATATTTTCCCTACAACTATGCCAGCTTATATTAATTCCTTTGCTTACATATTTGGTGTCGTTTCTCTTTCATCCTTTATTTTTCTAATAATTACAGGAGTAATATTAGTTTCATTTGGTCCAGCATGGTATCACTTTTCAAAAATTGGAGCTTTTGTTAACTCTCTTCATTTTTGGGGAGTTCAAATCTTTTTTGGAGGACTTATTCTTCATCTAATGTCAAAATTCTCAATGGCAGCATATAGAGATGGACGAGGCAAAACATGGTTTTTCGGAATGTTAGCCTTTGGATTAGCAACCTTTGAGGGATTTACTGGATATCTTTCTCAAACAAATTGGGATTCTCAATGGATTGCCGTACAGTCAAAAGATTTACTTAATGCTATGGGAATTGGTGGGTTTTTCGATCCAATGAACACAGCACAAGTTTTCGGTTTCCACATTTTAGTGGTACCTCTTGTTTTAATTGTGTTAATTCTGATTCATCTTTTTCTCGTCAGAAGTGAAGGTCCCATAAAACCTTTATAA
- a CDS encoding ribonuclease H-like domain-containing protein, translating into MSYLFLDIETIIDDELLRKTGSEKNIIQFNNNEFIRQNVFHIPICFSVIVNIGTQDFYFKSFVSKNASLIVDKFFSGFYLLIEKSKQRNLTYPIIVTYNGQSFDMPILTLQAIKYYDLLSQEAKDGLKEYLDTNDKWENNRPNYTSRNTIYHIDTYLLTNSYSSLKALCMLNGIECKTQMNGKQVGEYFRENKLEDIAFYCAEDVLSLAKLFNKINIARGNNSLILPENLEQCEIKILE; encoded by the coding sequence ATGAGTTATTTATTTTTAGATATCGAAACAATTATTGATGATGAACTTCTTAGAAAGACAGGTTCTGAGAAGAATATAATTCAGTTCAACAATAATGAATTTATAAGACAAAATGTATTTCATATCCCCATTTGCTTTTCGGTTATTGTAAATATTGGAACTCAGGATTTCTATTTTAAGTCTTTTGTGAGCAAAAATGCATCTTTAATAGTTGATAAGTTTTTTTCAGGATTTTATTTGCTAATAGAAAAATCGAAACAAAGGAATTTAACATACCCTATAATTGTCACCTATAACGGTCAAAGTTTTGATATGCCAATTTTAACGCTTCAGGCTATTAAATACTACGATTTGTTGTCTCAAGAGGCAAAGGATGGTTTAAAGGAATATCTTGATACAAATGATAAATGGGAAAATAATAGGCCAAATTATACGAGTAGAAATACCATTTATCACATAGATACGTATTTGCTTACTAATTCTTATTCTTCTTTGAAGGCTTTATGTATGCTTAATGGTATTGAATGCAAGACTCAAATGAATGGTAAACAGGTTGGTGAGTATTTTAGGGAGAATAAGCTAGAAGACATTGCTTTCTATTGTGCTGAAGACGTTCTTTCTCTTGCAAAATTGTTTAATAAAATAAATATTGCTCGTGGGAATAATTCATTAATATTACCTGAAAATTTGGAACAGTGTGAAATAAAAATTCTTGAATAG
- a CDS encoding dihydrodipicolinate synthase family protein, with the protein MFRGIYVACITILDENGNFDLANMTVHINNLINSGVDGILFLGSTGEFYSFSVEQRKKLASFAVNSVNKRVKVLIGTGSTNINEVIEVSKFSKEIGADGITIVSPYYFGPSDSAAEQYFGKIAQAVDIPIMLYNFPARTGTELSIEVVSNLAKKYYNIVSLKDTVDSISHTRRVIQKIKSIRPDFTVLSGFDEYYILNRLSGGDGVLCGLANVEPKLFVDLHRAYENKDFVTVEKCAKKISVLMNLYECTDLFITAIKAAVKVNGLDISTYTNLPGINITDKQFNIVKKIVEEARSIV; encoded by the coding sequence ATGTTTAGAGGAATTTATGTTGCATGCATTACAATTTTGGACGAGAATGGTAATTTCGATCTTGCGAATATGACCGTTCATATAAATAATCTCATAAATAGTGGAGTAGATGGGATATTATTTCTTGGGAGCACTGGCGAATTTTACTCATTCTCGGTTGAGCAAAGGAAAAAGCTTGCATCTTTTGCCGTTAATTCGGTAAATAAAAGGGTAAAGGTTCTTATTGGAACAGGATCTACCAATATAAATGAGGTTATTGAAGTGTCAAAATTTTCCAAAGAAATAGGGGCTGATGGAATAACTATTGTATCGCCATATTATTTTGGACCATCTGACAGTGCTGCAGAACAGTACTTTGGAAAGATTGCTCAGGCTGTAGATATACCTATTATGTTATACAATTTTCCAGCAAGGACAGGAACAGAGCTATCTATTGAAGTAGTATCAAATCTTGCAAAAAAATACTACAACATCGTTTCTTTAAAAGATACAGTTGATAGCATCAGCCATACGAGAAGAGTGATCCAAAAGATAAAATCTATTAGACCAGACTTTACTGTTTTATCAGGTTTTGACGAATACTATATCCTAAATAGACTTTCAGGTGGAGATGGAGTGCTATGTGGTCTGGCCAATGTAGAACCAAAGCTTTTTGTCGATTTGCACAGAGCTTATGAAAACAAAGATTTTGTAACGGTAGAAAAATGCGCAAAGAAGATTTCTGTTCTTATGAATTTGTATGAGTGTACAGATCTTTTTATTACTGCTATAAAAGCTGCTGTAAAAGTTAATGGGTTGGATATTTCTACCTATACTAATCTACCAGGGATCAATATTACCGATAAACAATTCAACATCGTTAAAAAAATTGTTGAAGAGGCACGTTCTATTGTATAA